Sequence from the Orcinus orca chromosome 11, mOrcOrc1.1, whole genome shotgun sequence genome:
GCCCACGATccagaaactaaaattttaaggTCTGGCAAGAAAAGGTCCTCCAGGATCCCCCTCCAATGCCAAGACTGTCGTCCACTCGGATTGGTCAGTCCCATACCAGAGCAGAGCATCTGGCCGACTCGCTGGTATAACTTATGCATGGGGCAATGGAACTGGTCTCTTGACCCCAGATGTCCTTTTCCCATCCACCACTTTTAATTCAGCCTTTTGGATTTCAAAGGACTTAGGGAAAGACAAGTAGGAGCATTGGTGTTCCCTCCTGCTAGACAAAGGCAATGTGGGAAGAGTCACATCTCCAGCCTATAACCCTGAACTCAAGAGATTGTACTTGGGGGAATCAAAAGGAAGGGAATATAGGCATTTTGGTAAGAGGGTACCAAAGACAGACACATGTCCATTTCATAGAGTACCCGATTTTTACCATCAGCACTAAGCTTCCGAATGTGATTTTGGTAGCAAAAGCACACATCTTCCCTTCCTGCGTAAGAAAGGACGTTATTGGGAGCTGCATCCTCATCCGTGTTTCCcaaattttatttgattataaGAATCATTTGGGTTCTTGGGGAAAATGCTGATTCCTAGGATCCTCCTATGGTATAGTGTGTTTGAGGTGGGACTCAGAAGTCTGTATGTTTTTTACAGCAGCTTATGATGAGGCGAGTTTGGAAACACTATATCCACTTAAGTTCTTGGCTCTCCCTTCCCCAGGTTTGGGCTGCCAACAGGTCCTCAGCCCCCAGCCACTCCTAGTTAATACCCTTAATTAAGAGGAAAGTTGTTTCTTCAAAGGTAGCAAGATACGTAGGTGCTCCAGACAGcaagaggaggtggggagaataAGGAGATATTGGGGAAGGTCAGAGAGGTAGGAAAAACTTGTACAAGAAAAGCAATTACATAAAGATGACTGCAGGAGCTATGTTATTTGTAAGCCCGTGAATCTAATTCTTCTTTGACCAAAGACAATATAGGATAAGGTGGGAGCCCTGGTGCCACAGTCAAAAAGGAGTTCACAGGACCTATGCCCTATGCAGTACCCCCAGcccatttttttctatataaacacacagatacccatgtgtgtatatacacacatacacacattcatgGGCTCTTACAGGAATTCAGTAAGAGCAGGTGTCCTGTTGGACGCCCTGCAAATTGTATTGATTGCAAAAGTAATTAGAAGCATTTCATTATGTACCTTCCAGGATGTCCATTGTATGAACCCCGAGTTTTTGTGAGAATTTCATGGAATGTGTCCattttgcatgtgtgtatatacatatctgcccttttacatgtatatttacaAGGTGTGAGCATACATGGTCACCTTTCTGAACATGCTCACCACGACCTAGATGTCCAAACGAATGGTCTTGCCTTCAAGGCATTGCACTGTGTTCTCAGGCCACCTTTGGACCTGTCTTCAGGGGTCTGTTTTCAGCAATGACAGAAGATACATTTGGTGAGGGCTTTAATCCGTGGAAATGGCTGAAGAAAATCATTCCAAGTAGTGTCTTAAGCCACCACCAAGTTTGATCATTCCAGTTATGGACAAAATTTTGACACgactaaaaataagaaatgaggtTAACTTGCTTGTGTGGCTTGTACGTGAGCTCTGAAAGTCAATCCTTCTCCTAAAATGACTTTCCTGTTATTCCCCATGGGTGTCCCAAATTCTCACGTTTTGGGGTGAGGGAGGATCAAGGGCATAGAAAAGCCAAGAATGGACAACATGCTTTTTGTTCGCAGCGGACCGTTTCTGTCACTTCAGATTTACTTTACTattatcatcgtcatcatcatcatcatcactattattTTACGTTGGTTAATGTTAAACCATTAAAATCATTTGATTGATtccaggaggaggaggtggtggctcAGAACATGCCGAGTAGTAGGAAGTTATTTGTAAAAGTAAATTGTATTCATTGGGTAATGTACATGTGGTTATTTTAAACTAAGACTGCgggtgtgtttgtctgtgtgtgagGGGGCGGGAGAGCTGCAGAGACCACTCCCAGAAGCAGCAAGGTTGAGTGAACAGCTGTGATGTGACCAATGCATATTCACACCTGGAACTAAACACATAATGTTGTATCTCTAAAGATTCCAAAGGTTTTCCTAAAAATATAAccaacaaaaggggaaaaaaagatacccGGATTCCAAGGATCTCACCATGGTGCTGAAAACCTACGACACCGGTTTCCTGGACTTTCTGAGAAAGTGTTTGGTGTGAGTTTTGTCAGGGTGTCTTTGCTTCTGGGTTTCCTcttaaacactgtactttcccaCACGTTTGCTGGTGAAAGTCTGGGGCTGGGAGGCAGTCATGGGACATAATAAACACGGACCATAGATCTTTAGGGTCTACGAGATGCTTTCCTATCTGTTGCCTCATCAGACTGCTGTCTCCACTGTCCATCCTGTGTGGTCAGTGGGACAGACGACCTGATGTTTTGAGACGTGGAGCCTGAGGCtcgagagattaagtgacttgccctggATTACACAGCGTGTGGGTCGAGCTTGCTTCCTTCTTGCCCTGACTGCCTGGAAGCAAGGTTGTAGGCAAGTCCTCCGTGTTTTCTGTTTCATGGACTGAAGCCCAGGTCTTCAGAGAGTCTGTTGTATCAGTAACTATTTGCATACATGCCCAGTACAAGCTGGTTTCAGGCCCCTTCCCACCCATTCCCCTAGGATTTAGAATCTAAATCCTCTCATATTAGGGAACTAGGGAAAGGGTGATCTATAAACCATTTATTATGTACAGCTTTTTAGAATCTATAGGCATATTTTGAATCTTAGAAAGTAGGCTCTGTACTTCACCCGTCATAgtattgataaaaaaaaaaccccaatagtCCATAAAGTACCTTAGAACTGTACCTAGATTAGAAGGTATTTAGAAAATACTAGCTGTTGTCACCAATTTTAAAGAGGTTATGCAAGTCTGTCTCCACTGAGTGGCAAATAAATTAGCCACGTGATATTGGACAAGTCATcgtctctctgggcttcagtttccttttctgtagagTGGGGTATTCCTAAGGTCTCTTCCAGCTGTATTAGTCCTATAATTGTTTAGTAGTTTTAGAAGACCATATCTTTATGTTCTCTCATTCCTTCAGTGGGATGAAGTAGTTTTAGCAAAATACTACTCTTCTGGCATTTGTGCATCTGGAGTTTAGGTACTAGCTCAGAAAATAAACCACCAGGGCCTGCCGAAAGTTTTCCCATCTGCGGAGTCATGCtacccatctgaaaaatggagacagAGAAGGATCCTGTACCCCATCAtgacccccactccaccccagccTCTTGCTGAGGCGATAGAATGAATGGCCATTAACTCGTAACAGAAACTCAGTACTGAGACAGAGGTGGGTAATCCAGAAACTCAGAGCCAGGAATGAAATTATTCTCCTTTTTAGTGCAAAGGGCTGGTTGCTCACACCTTGTAAGAGGCAGTCATGCTGTCAGGGCCTGTTGTTTTATTACTTCGTATTTGGCTAATTAGCAAGTCTTTGAGAGACTAAAAGTTTTGGGTCAGATTTAATAGGGATAAAGGTAAAGTTCTGTGTCTAGATTTTATAGGCTAACTCTAGGAGTTCAGGAGAGGTGAGATGTAGCTTAACAGCAGTTCATTGGACAAAGAACTGGGAACTTGAGTTGTTTAGACCTCGATGAGTCTGAAATATTAATGCCATCTCCTCGCAGTTAGTAGCTATTCCCAGCATGATGGACACCAGTTAGATAACAGCTGAGATTTCCTATCTAGGAAGGAACTGATCATGTCATATGATCAATAACTAGTAGTCATGTAAATGTTTTCAGATAGTTGAAGGGTTGTGACATAAAAGATGGATTAGTTGTCTCATTCTGTATGATGCTAATGGGTAGAATTTAAGACCGGGTCAAAGTTACTAAGCTAAAAGTTCCTGAGAAGTGAATCTTGGCTCAATCAAAATGAACAACTTTTAAAGAATTGGAGTTTTTTAAAGCTGGAATAGCTAGTTCTGTGAGTTAGTGCCATGTTACTAAAATTACTCAAGAAAGGCAAGATGATTCCATGGTGGGTCAAGTGTATTTTGTCAAGTGTATCTTGTTACTGCATTAGCAGTTTGGATTATCTCCAAGTCCCCTCATGATCTTAATATTCTAGTGTTCTATAATGTTCTTTGTGATATACTTGGAGGTCCAAATTCCATAGTTTGGGAATCACAATTAAGCATCTCTTCATTTTGATGTTCTTAGTTTACTAAACCCTAAATCCCACTGGTTTCGATTTTCTCTAATATTTCTTGTAACGGAATTTGGGCTGTGAGATATTCCTCGGCTTGTCATACACATTTTCTACAAAGATCATTTCCAATAGTTGCCTCCAGgtactttaaaattatatgtcaTGAGCTCTGTTCTATGGTATCTTTGAGTTTTAACATAGCTTAAATGGGTTCTTTAAAAATGAaccatttttatatcttatttaggttctttgaaaatatttcattattaaaaagggaaataaaaccctAACCAATGCTGGGCTTTGTTGGTGTGTAGCTGGGAGCCTTCTCTTCGCGTGACCCCTGACCAGGCCCTCAGGCATGCTTGGATTCATGAGCCGCGGAACCTCAAAGCACAGCCCAGGCTTCAGACCTTGAGGAAAGCCAGTCTCTGTTTCCCTTCTGAGGCCAGGAAGGGCAAGGTTCAAGGGCAACATCACTTGGGCAAACAAGGAACAGTCCCTCAAATAGCCAGTCCTATTTCCATAATCCAGGGGGTCAGCCGTCTCTGGAGGATTGCCTGCCAATTTCTCTGAGCTCAACCTTGGTTAATTATTCTGGCTTCATCACTACTGGCCTGACACTTCGTAATTTGGGGATTTTCCTCTTTCAGGAAACTTGGTTGTGGCTGGGTTCTCCTCTTTTTTTGCCCTCTCATCATTAGGAATTTCTGTGTTTCTCCTATCTCCAATTCCTattcccctcctttccttttctttccatgcGTCCTCCTCTGCAAGCCCTATAattaccttttgaattttgatcaGATTATGGAATTACGCAAGGATCTTTTATATGCAATATAGCCTCATGGTTATGTACTCGGTCActggagtcaggctgcctgggaTAAAGTCTGGCcctaccacttaccagctgtgggcccttgggcaatttacttaacctctttgtgctgCAGTTTCTCCATTTATGAGAATGAGAATAATGCCTATTCTCTCTGGTTGCAGGAAGGATCAAAGGAACCAGTAAGTGTAAAGGgcttagaataatgcctggcacacagaatgtGCTTTACAAatgacttgtttttgtatcattaCAACCAGATGTCCCCCAAATGACTTACAGCCTAATGGACAGTTAGAATGTAATTCATATTTGAACACTTACTTGTTCCTGCTCTCTCCTCTTTGGCAGAGATGATCCTTCAAATAGAGACTAAAGACAAAATCAACGAAGGCGCCACTAAACAGGGTCAGAACTCAGGTAGTCAGCAGGGCTCTGTCCAGCACACAGCTGAAGTCCAGCTGCCTCATTTAGCAGAAGCTTCCGGAAAGCCCGAGGCAGTTGTTGGGCCAGCGGAGTCCAAGGCCTCCACaggacaacaaaacaaaaactgctcCCCCGAGAACACAAACATTTTACCACCTATTGTGTGACCTGAGAGGAGGGTGTGTCCTGTTCCTTTCCACCAGTGATTTGTATTAGAGACAGCACTTCTATTGTACAATACTTAAGACTGTTGTTTTTTAATGcataaaggtttaaaaaaaacccctctaTTCACATGGCCTATTGGCATGATTCCTATGATGAGGGATTGGAAAGGATGTCCTTGCACCCATGCTCCTTCCTTATGCCCTCAATCAAATACAACAACGGGTGCGTGTGtggggagatggggtggggagagggttaaGTACTCAGTGTTACAGCATCACTGAGAGGAcgctaaataataaaaaaacacttttttcctCTTGCCCAAGACAGTCAGGATTCTGGTTTGAAAATGACAGAAGCTGAGTTCCAACTAGTTTAAAGGACATTTATCGGTTTATGTGACTGGGGAATCTGGAGGGCTAAGTGTAGATACAGCAAGATCTAGGAGTTCAGACAAGATCATGGAGCTCAGACTCCCTCTCCCGCATTAGTCttgcttctttttatggttaACTTCACTCTGAAGACAAGCTCTGCCCAGAAGTTAAGGTGACCACTCTCGGCCAGTCAGAAGATGCAGTCTTCCTGCTGGTGGGAAAGTCTCAGAGGTGATTGGTCGGACTTGAACTCATCACTGTGTCTGAGATATTGGGGTCCTCTGATTGGCCAGCCTGGGTCACAAGCCCAcagtgtggtgtggtgtggtggcAGTGCCATGACTGATGCTTCTCCAGGACCACGTGGAGTAGGACACAACAGCTTTCCCGAAGGACGGAAGACGAGCAAACTACAGGATGTATCCACTCACCCACCACCTGCCCTTCTAGTCTTTACCTACACGAACTCAGTCTGTATATGGTTGTAATTATAGTACAGATAAATGTGTACAAGGCACTCAAGATCATAACATCATAAACATCATACATGGCTtcgtagttttcattttaatcagtGTGTAACTGTCCATGAAGGGAGACACCAGGTAATTGAAGCTATGGGTTTGGATGAGATCACCTAGGGAAGATGGTAGAGAGTAGCAGAGGGTCAAGAGAAAGTCCTGGGAAAGACAAACATGTAAGGGGTTGACAAAGTCGAGTAGACCCCCTGAGAGACGTAGAAAAATAGGGAAACTAGAAACCAGAGGAGGAGGACGTTTCTAAAAGGAAGGATGGAGAATTAAAAATATCTGGAGAATGTAAACTTCAGAAAATGCTTCTAAAGCGGGGTGACATGGACATTAAGTCAGAGCAGTGTCAGGAGAGGTGACTCGTCCCAGGTCCTACAGCCAGAAAGGTTCAGAACTGGCAACAGAACTCAGGTGTTCTGGACCTTTTTTGTCACCGACTGTCTGCAACCACGGATAGAGCTGAGGTGGACAGTTGTGCTGCGGAGACAGGACAAGGAGCCAAGTCCTGGTAGCCTAATTAGGAGGATTTAGATCGGATACTGAAAAATACTTACAAGGTTATAAAGGGCTGAAATGACGCTTGATGAATTGTGGCTTATTTTTAGGGACCACTTGAACGCAGGGGAGCCGCAAGGCACTGACGGGGGGATCCAGAGACAACAGGCCAAACAGCGTCTGCTGGGGTCTCTCAGGCCGGCAGTAGTTTTCTTCTGCTATTAGCCATCGGGTTCTTTCTCCTTGCTGAGATTGCTTCACCTTACCGTCCCATTGGATGCCAAGGAAACAAAATACCcgaagccattttttttttttttttttttatgtccttGCTCACATGGACAGGAAAATGCGAAATCCAGGGACTAGCACAAGATGACGTGTCTTGGATGTGAGTGGTATGAAGGTGACGCTGGGGCTCTGTGATGATACGGAGGGGGGCGCTGCGGAGGTGAGAAGGCAGGGAGGGGACGAGGGCCGGGCCCAGCGCGGGAAGAGGGGAGGGCAGCGGCCCCATCACAGGTTCACCATCAGCCAGTCCAGCAGCTGCAGCCGCGTGACGTTGCCCGCCGCCTCGTGCAGCTGTCGTTCCTTCTCATAGCGCAGCACCGACTGCAGAACCTCACCTACGCTGCGCCCTTTTTCCATGGCGGCTGCCGAGAGCTGAAGTagctgagggagggaaggaaagcagtGGTGAGCGGCCGAGCATCCCACCGAGGGCGGGGAAGGGCTGCCGAGGCGAGGGCAAAAGAGCCCCTGCAGCGGGGGGGCCTCGAGGGGGACGCTGAGGAGATGTCCGTAACCGGGCCGCTCGCTGGCCTGTCTGACAGAAGAAAGGTGGTTACATCGCCCTTAATTTAAGTAACATCCCCCTGTCCGTGATACGGAAAATGTGATTTCCCACTAAGACTAAAAACCTCCTGCTCCCAGTGGGTGTTTGGTCAATGGTCTTCTTGCCTTCTCAGGATTCTAAAGTTCTTAAGTTCACTGTAGCATCATAAAACGGGCTCCATCATTGTCCCAAGACTGACAAGggcaggagagaaagagacaaaggacaaaTGTGGGTGCTGCTTTCCCTGCCCCATAGACCAGACAACACTGGGATGTTAGAGCAGGAAGGTGACTCAAAGATCCATTCAACCCCCACGAAAACGCTGCCCGGAGAGGTGAAGACTGTCAGTAATACAATTAGCGGAGGTAATACTCATACCCAGGTCTCTTCCCAAGCTTAAAATGAGAAACCATGAGCCAAAGCAAGTATTCTAATGTGAGCACAGTCCATTGCTATCCCACCCGGAATCCTCGCAGCAACAAAGGAATCAAAGTTTATATTTTGTGCATTCCGCACCTGACTGTGTGAGAAAGTCAAAGGGCAAATGAACAGGCCCAAAATCAGGAACTGTTTCAGGAGAAATTCCGTGCAGACTGAAGTAttgcgttggccaaaaagttcgttcgggttttcccatAACATCTTTGGCTacacccaaatgaactttttggccaacccaataatgaGGATACTcctgaaacaaatggaaagacaaagTCTCTGCAAAGAGGAGATATAAAGAAGACccaaatggaaattttggaaCTAAACAATAATACAAAATCCCAAATGAAAACTAAATGGACGGAGATGAGAGAGGAAACCCAGTAAACTTGAAGAAAGAGCAATAGAAATGCGTCGCACTGAACAGGGTAAGAGACTGATTCAACCTCTTtcaaaaagactgagaaaataaacaattcCAAAAGGTTTTACATCTATGTCATtagaatcccagaaggagaggagaaaaaggggAGTACAGAAAACATACTTAGTGAAAGCTTCCCCTATTTGCCAACAGACATAACTGACACATTCAAGAAGCGTAGTGAAGCTGAAACAACATGAACCCAAAGAAATTCACTTCAAGACCCGCTGcaatcaaattgctgaaaactgaagaaaaagaaaaaaaaatctaaaagccgTCAGAGAAAAATGGCACATTTTGTGAAAGGGAACAATTCGAACGACAGCAGGTTTCTCGTCAGAAACCATAGAGGACAGAGGAGGTGAAACAGCACTTTTTAAGcactaaaagaaaagaactatcaAACCAGAATTCTATGTCCAGCAAACATATACTTCAGGAATGAaggtcaaataaagaaaaattcgtATTAAATTAAGAGAATTCATTGCCAGAAAATGCACTCTTGTTGTTCGGGCAAAAGGAAAATGGTATCAGAAGGAAACTGGGAACATAAGGAGTgaacaaagaacaaaagagagagtCAAAATCTCAGGATAAACGATAAACGATTCGCCTCCATTCTTTAAAATGTGCTTTACGgttgaaagcaaaaataacattgcctaaggatttttgcaactaaatacataaaataactgCAACCTAAGGCAGAAGAGTAAAGGGACCTATATGGTAGGAAGATTTCTACATTCCAATTTAAGTGGTAACTATTGACTCTAGTTAGACTCTGAAAAGTTAGGTATGTTATTGTGATCCCCAGAGAAACCACTAAAAAACTGCACAAAGAGATGCAGATGAAAACACGATAGATTAAAATGGACAACTAAAAACTGtttaaataatccaaaagaaggcaacaaaaggaaaaacaggaaaagcagagagaataaACATAACTAACATTAAAATAATAGGCCTAAATCCAAGCATATCAATAATTAGGCTAactgtaaatggtctaaacacacCAACTGCTGt
This genomic interval carries:
- the DYRK4 gene encoding LOW QUALITY PROTEIN: dual specificity tyrosine-phosphorylation-regulated kinase 4 (The sequence of the model RefSeq protein was modified relative to this genomic sequence to represent the inferred CDS: inserted 1 base in 1 codon; deleted 1 base in 1 codon), yielding MWSLGCIMAELYTGYPLFPGENEVEQLACIMEVLGLPPTHFIQTASRRQTFFDSKGFPKNITNXKGKKRYPDSKDLTMVLKTYDTGFLDFLRKCLVWEPSLRVTPDQALRHAWIHEPRNLKAQPRLQTLRKASLCFPSEARKGKVQGQHHLGKQGTMILQIETKDKINEGATKQGQNSGSQQGSVQHTAEVQLPHLAEASGKPEAVVGPAESKASTGQQNKNCSPENTNILPPIV